The proteins below are encoded in one region of Alistipes indistinctus YIT 12060:
- the gdhA gene encoding NADP-specific glutamate dehydrogenase yields the protein MEKHVRQYVDDFMAGIIAKNPGEKEFHQAVHEVIESLAPYILENPVLAKMKVLERIAEPERVVMFRVPWLNDKGEIEINRGYRVQMNSAIGPYKGGLRFHASVNLSILKFLAFEQVFKNSLTTLPMGGGKGGSDFNPKGKSDNEVMKFCQSFMTELQRHVGQDTDVPAGDIGVGGREIGFLFGQYKRLRNEFTGTLTGKGLGWGGSPLRPEATGYGVCYFAQEMLATKGESFKGKTVAISGSGNVAQYAAQKATLLGGKVVTLSDSSGYIYDPEGIDAEKLEYVLELKNIFRGRIKEYAERYPAATYYEGQRPWSVKCDIALPCATQNEVSGEEAKMLVANGCICVAEGANMPSTPEAIKAYQDHKILYAPGKAANAGGVATSGLEMTQNSERLLWTAEEVDNKLHSIMRNIHEACVKYGTEPDGYINYVKGANIAGFMKVANAMLAQGCV from the coding sequence ATGGAAAAACATGTTCGTCAGTACGTGGATGATTTCATGGCCGGAATCATCGCGAAAAACCCCGGGGAGAAAGAATTTCACCAAGCCGTACACGAAGTGATCGAATCACTGGCCCCGTACATCCTGGAAAATCCGGTTCTCGCCAAGATGAAAGTTCTCGAACGGATCGCCGAACCCGAGCGCGTGGTAATGTTCCGCGTGCCGTGGCTCAACGACAAGGGCGAGATCGAGATCAACCGCGGTTACCGCGTACAGATGAACAGCGCGATCGGTCCCTACAAGGGCGGACTGCGCTTCCATGCTTCGGTAAACCTCAGCATCCTGAAGTTCCTCGCGTTCGAACAGGTGTTCAAAAACAGCCTTACCACGCTGCCCATGGGGGGCGGCAAAGGAGGTTCGGACTTCAACCCGAAAGGCAAGTCCGACAACGAAGTGATGAAATTCTGCCAGTCGTTCATGACCGAATTGCAGCGCCATGTAGGACAGGACACCGACGTTCCTGCCGGTGACATCGGCGTAGGCGGCCGCGAAATCGGCTTCCTGTTCGGCCAGTACAAACGGCTGCGCAACGAGTTCACCGGCACACTGACCGGCAAAGGGCTCGGCTGGGGCGGCAGTCCGCTCCGCCCGGAAGCGACCGGCTACGGTGTCTGCTATTTCGCACAGGAGATGCTCGCCACCAAAGGCGAAAGTTTCAAGGGCAAGACCGTGGCCATCTCCGGTTCGGGCAACGTCGCGCAATACGCTGCCCAAAAGGCTACCCTGCTCGGCGGCAAGGTGGTTACGCTCTCCGATTCGTCGGGTTATATTTACGACCCGGAAGGAATCGACGCCGAAAAGCTGGAATACGTACTGGAACTGAAAAATATCTTCCGCGGCCGCATCAAAGAATACGCCGAGCGCTACCCGGCAGCCACCTATTACGAAGGCCAGCGTCCCTGGAGCGTCAAATGCGATATCGCACTGCCGTGCGCAACCCAGAACGAAGTGAGCGGCGAGGAGGCGAAAATGCTGGTCGCCAACGGCTGCATCTGCGTCGCGGAGGGGGCCAACATGCCTTCCACGCCCGAAGCGATCAAAGCCTACCAGGACCATAAAATCCTCTATGCGCCGGGCAAGGCGGCGAATGCCGGGGGCGTAGCCACTTCGGGCCTCGAAATGACGCAAAACTCCGAAAGGCTCCTTTGGACGGCCGAGGAGGTGGACAACAAGCTCCACTCGATCATGCGCAACATTCATGAAGCCTGCGTCAAATACGGCACTGAGCCGGACGGCTATATCAACTACGTCAAAGGAGCGAATATCGCCGGCTTCATGAAAGTGGCCAACGCGATGCTCGCACAAGGCTGCGTATAG
- a CDS encoding glycoside hydrolase family protein has translation MMKPYALLLAALLSCPVLFAQKPDRVPPEVMRQTYEEVKTPYKYGLIMIPEPGKMIDSPSIFRDNGKWFMTYIVFDGKGYESWLAESADLLHWKTIGRIMSFTDGTWDATQKAGYIALQDTEWGGRNAPEPFEGYYWMSYIGGSATGYEAGKLGIGIARTKTPAEAREWERLRGPVLSAEDTDARWFETDVLYKSTIIRDPDLNTGHPFVMFYNAKSKLRPNNRGIERIGMAVSNDMRHWKRFGDQPVIDNGAGITGDAQIVRIGDLWVMFYFGEGWRPGAFDQFACSYDLKNWTRWEGENLISPSESFDNQYAHKPMVLKYDGVVYHFYNAVDKQGNRGLALATSQPVGKSELSY, from the coding sequence ATGATGAAACCTTATGCACTCCTGCTTGCGGCACTGTTGAGCTGCCCCGTTCTTTTTGCCCAAAAGCCCGACCGCGTCCCGCCCGAAGTGATGCGTCAAACGTACGAAGAGGTTAAAACCCCGTACAAATACGGACTGATCATGATCCCCGAACCGGGTAAGATGATCGACAGCCCGTCCATCTTCCGCGACAACGGCAAATGGTTCATGACTTATATCGTTTTCGACGGCAAAGGTTACGAATCGTGGCTGGCCGAGAGCGCAGACCTGCTGCACTGGAAAACGATCGGCCGGATCATGTCGTTCACCGACGGCACCTGGGACGCGACGCAGAAAGCGGGCTACATCGCGCTACAGGATACCGAATGGGGCGGTCGCAACGCTCCGGAACCCTTCGAAGGCTATTACTGGATGTCCTACATCGGCGGATCGGCCACGGGCTATGAAGCGGGCAAACTCGGCATCGGCATCGCCCGCACCAAGACCCCGGCCGAAGCCCGGGAATGGGAACGGCTGCGCGGCCCCGTACTCAGCGCCGAGGATACCGACGCCCGCTGGTTTGAAACGGACGTCCTGTACAAAAGCACGATTATCCGCGACCCCGACCTGAATACGGGCCATCCGTTCGTAATGTTTTACAATGCGAAAAGCAAATTGCGTCCCAACAACCGCGGTATCGAACGGATCGGCATGGCCGTTTCGAACGACATGCGGCACTGGAAACGTTTCGGCGACCAGCCGGTAATCGACAACGGCGCCGGCATTACCGGCGATGCCCAGATCGTCCGCATCGGCGACCTGTGGGTGATGTTCTATTTCGGCGAAGGATGGCGCCCCGGCGCATTTGACCAGTTCGCCTGCTCGTACGACCTCAAGAACTGGACCCGCTGGGAAGGTGAAAACCTGATCTCCCCGTCGGAATCCTTCGACAACCAATATGCGCACAAACCGATGGTACTCAAATACGACGGGGTGGTCTACCACTTCTACAACGCTGTGGATAAGCAGGGCAACCGCGGACTCGCACTCGCCACGTCGCAACCGGTCGGCAAAAGCGAATTGTCTTATTGA
- a CDS encoding transcriptional regulator — protein sequence MQTPDHKQDEKSGWSRLKQVIDWSGMSVNRFAGAVGLQRSESLYQIKKGKNGISRRLASRILEHYPQINFTWLMTGKGHMLAEEKTDLFKIPITLRLTSEEAHDLLDLLKEMLEKPAPPDDRPL from the coding sequence ATGCAAACGCCCGATCACAAACAAGACGAGAAATCCGGCTGGAGCCGGCTCAAACAAGTCATCGACTGGAGTGGCATGTCCGTGAACCGCTTCGCCGGAGCAGTCGGCCTGCAGAGAAGCGAAAGTCTCTACCAGATCAAAAAAGGAAAAAACGGTATCAGCCGCCGCCTCGCCTCCCGGATACTGGAGCATTACCCGCAAATCAATTTCACCTGGCTAATGACCGGTAAGGGGCACATGCTCGCCGAAGAAAAAACCGATTTGTTCAAAATTCCCATTACGTTGCGGCTGACCTCCGAGGAAGCGCACGACCTGCTCGACCTGCTGAAAGAGATGTTGGAAAAACCGGCGCCACCGGATGACCGGCCGCTTTAG
- the aroB gene encoding 3-dehydroquinate synthase, with protein MKQTIEVQRPGKSPSRVVIGDVINSLENYLPEGKRVVVIADEHVFHAYRPIIGAYDYCLIGLGETNKTLTTAQKLYGELLALGADRSTFILGFGGGIVTDIAGFVASTYMRGLPFGFVASTLLAQVDASVGGKNGVNFEGYKNMVGTFNQPDFVLCDLSLLQTLPEREFRAGLAEIVKAGLIADPGLFELFERHTLQEFRTDRALLLDAVTRAVHVKADIVARDEQEHGDRRKLNLGHTFAHAVEKSSREFLHGEAVAIGLVMIAALSEQNGMLSPADAARIRTVVEKMGLPLASGIELPRLLQALKLDKKKESKSVNFVLMNGVGDCLIRPFSFDEIDKIVL; from the coding sequence ATGAAACAGACCATTGAGGTTCAACGTCCGGGTAAGAGCCCGTCGCGGGTCGTGATCGGCGACGTGATCAACTCGCTCGAGAACTATCTGCCCGAAGGCAAGCGCGTGGTTGTCATTGCGGACGAACATGTTTTCCATGCCTACCGTCCGATCATCGGCGCGTACGATTACTGCCTGATCGGATTGGGCGAGACGAACAAAACGCTGACCACGGCCCAGAAGCTTTACGGCGAATTGTTGGCGCTCGGGGCCGACCGCAGTACGTTCATCCTCGGTTTCGGCGGCGGAATCGTGACCGATATCGCCGGTTTCGTCGCTTCGACCTATATGCGCGGGTTGCCGTTCGGCTTCGTGGCCTCGACGCTGCTGGCGCAGGTGGATGCGAGCGTCGGCGGCAAAAACGGCGTGAATTTCGAGGGATACAAGAATATGGTGGGCACCTTCAACCAGCCTGATTTCGTACTGTGCGACCTTTCGTTGCTGCAAACCTTGCCCGAACGCGAATTCCGGGCCGGGCTGGCCGAGATCGTCAAAGCCGGGCTGATTGCCGATCCGGGTTTGTTCGAACTGTTCGAGCGGCATACGTTGCAGGAGTTCCGCACAGACCGGGCCCTTTTGCTTGACGCGGTCACAAGGGCTGTGCATGTCAAAGCCGATATTGTGGCGCGTGACGAGCAGGAACATGGTGATCGTCGCAAACTGAATCTCGGCCACACGTTCGCACATGCTGTTGAGAAGAGTTCGCGCGAGTTCCTGCACGGTGAGGCGGTGGCGATCGGCCTGGTGATGATCGCCGCGCTGTCTGAGCAGAACGGCATGCTCTCGCCTGCCGATGCCGCGCGAATCCGGACCGTAGTGGAAAAAATGGGGCTTCCGTTGGCCTCCGGTATCGAACTGCCGCGTTTGCTGCAAGCCCTGAAACTGGACAAAAAGAAAGAGTCCAAATCGGTCAATTTCGTGCTGATGAACGGGGTGGGCGACTGCCTGATCCGGCCATTCTCTTTTGACGAGATCGACAAGATCGTTTTGTAG
- the typA gene encoding translational GTPase TypA, whose protein sequence is MQNLRNIAIIAHVDHGKTTVVDKMILQGNLFRDNEKSGELIMDNNDLERERGITILSKNVSVVYRDYKINIIDTPGHSDFGGEVERVLNMCDGVLLLVDAFEGTMPQTRFVLQKALALGKKPIVVINKVDKPNCRPEEVHEQVFDLMFTLGATEEQLDFVTIYGSAKQGWMSHVWKERTTDITPLLDAIIDNIPAPQVIEGTPQMLITSLEYSPYVGRIAIGKVTRGTLTSGMPVTLAKRDGVTMVKTRIKDLMVFEGLGKTKVDKVECGEICALVGIEGFEIGDTICDYENPEPLEPIAIDEPTMSMLFTINDSPFFGKDGKFVTSRHIKERLDRELEKNLALRVVPGPSSDSFVVYGRGVLHLSVLIETMRREGYELQVGQPRVIIKEIDGKKCEPVEELTIDLPEEVAGKAIELTTKRKGTLTDMQTIHDRQRLTFDIPSRGIIGLRSNLLTATAGEAVMSHRLKGFEPYKGDIEMRTNGSLIAMETGTAYAYAINKLQDRGTFFVSPQEEIYCGQVVGESTRSEDIVINLTKSKKLTNMRASGSDDKVSIAPPVIFSLEEALEYIKEDEYVEVTPKHIRLRKILLSEIDRKRQAK, encoded by the coding sequence ATGCAGAATTTACGCAATATTGCGATCATTGCCCACGTCGACCACGGCAAAACAACGGTGGTTGACAAGATGATCCTCCAGGGGAATCTTTTCCGGGACAATGAGAAGTCAGGCGAACTGATCATGGACAACAACGATCTGGAACGCGAACGAGGAATCACGATCCTGTCGAAAAACGTCTCGGTCGTTTACCGCGACTACAAAATCAACATCATCGACACCCCGGGCCACTCCGACTTCGGAGGCGAGGTGGAGCGGGTACTCAATATGTGCGACGGCGTACTGCTGCTGGTCGACGCGTTCGAGGGCACGATGCCGCAAACCCGTTTCGTACTGCAGAAAGCGCTCGCGCTGGGGAAAAAGCCGATCGTCGTAATCAACAAGGTGGACAAGCCCAACTGCCGCCCCGAAGAGGTGCACGAACAGGTTTTCGACCTGATGTTCACCCTCGGAGCCACCGAAGAACAGCTCGACTTCGTAACGATCTACGGCAGCGCAAAACAGGGCTGGATGTCGCACGTCTGGAAAGAGCGCACGACCGATATCACCCCGCTGCTCGACGCCATCATCGACAATATCCCGGCTCCGCAGGTGATCGAAGGCACTCCGCAAATGCTGATCACCTCGCTGGAATACTCCCCGTACGTGGGCCGTATTGCAATCGGCAAGGTTACGCGCGGCACCCTGACTTCAGGAATGCCCGTTACACTGGCCAAGCGTGACGGCGTCACGATGGTCAAAACCCGCATCAAAGACCTGATGGTTTTCGAGGGACTGGGTAAAACCAAGGTGGACAAGGTGGAGTGCGGCGAAATCTGCGCTCTGGTAGGCATCGAAGGCTTCGAGATCGGCGACACGATCTGCGATTACGAGAACCCCGAACCGCTCGAACCGATCGCCATCGACGAACCGACGATGAGCATGCTGTTCACGATCAACGATTCGCCCTTCTTCGGCAAGGACGGCAAATTCGTCACTTCGCGCCACATCAAGGAGCGCCTCGACCGGGAGCTGGAAAAGAACCTCGCACTGCGGGTAGTACCAGGCCCTTCGTCGGACAGCTTCGTCGTTTACGGCCGGGGCGTGCTTCACCTCTCGGTACTGATCGAAACGATGCGCCGCGAAGGTTACGAATTGCAGGTAGGCCAACCGCGCGTGATTATCAAAGAGATCGACGGCAAGAAATGCGAACCGGTCGAAGAACTGACCATCGACCTGCCCGAAGAGGTGGCCGGCAAGGCGATCGAGCTAACGACCAAACGCAAAGGTACGCTTACCGATATGCAGACGATACACGACCGCCAGCGGCTCACTTTCGACATTCCCTCACGCGGCATCATCGGTCTGCGAAGCAACCTGCTCACGGCCACTGCCGGCGAAGCGGTGATGTCGCACCGGTTAAAGGGTTTCGAGCCCTACAAAGGCGACATCGAAATGCGCACGAATGGCTCGCTGATCGCGATGGAGACCGGAACGGCCTACGCTTATGCGATCAACAAACTACAGGACCGCGGCACTTTCTTCGTCTCTCCGCAGGAAGAGATCTACTGCGGACAGGTAGTGGGGGAAAGCACCCGCTCGGAAGATATCGTCATCAACCTGACCAAGTCGAAAAAGCTGACCAACATGCGCGCCAGCGGCTCCGACGACAAAGTATCGATCGCACCGCCGGTCATCTTCTCGCTCGAAGAGGCGCTCGAATACATCAAAGAAGACGAATATGTGGAGGTAACGCCGAAACACATCCGGTTGCGCAAAATCCTGCTCAGCGAAATCGACCGCAAACGCCAGGCAAAATAA
- a CDS encoding heparinase II/III domain-containing protein, translating into MKRFRLGAQALALTCALIALPTTLSAAKPETRPAVSTAAIPTDYKEICNALPAKGLQHPYLVFNEAQKPAILEYIKTNKRAGDIYRMLQLEGERYLRVDADPAPAMNDIKSRFSGKDDHAAYQNYYQYGSVVCALLYQLTGDTAYAKRAYQLAEKLCEMDTWRLSAHYFENIYTRVWPYGVKDDQVAFPFDIWVGDCAADLALTYDWIYPTLTKAQRDRLRSGLLEQAVLRVRGNYDYQWWANAYKCNWSGICFNGLGMAALTLLNEDPQLTDVVIRSIEGIGGMVSNITHEGGWQEGRHYSVYGLCQSMMFMDAIKRLSDGKINMFLIDGVKNAPADFALFGMTGNFNDGTFRDKGIGGPIGSPGMYGKLAAETGNTNAMFYIKTFLNRPNALFGGIRNNATNTIWDLIWPMPTDIPATKPADASKHFPEIDWAFMRKDFGDDYMQVATKCGPLDDPHHGHLDAGTFNLTWKGESVIGEFSQEFYDQFIFNDDRWDYLNIRSLGHNVVLVDGEEQIIAKRKDQPWKEGIGGKITKFESLPGFAYTQMDATNAYPGEHLKGWKRTLILDKENNIVLVLDKVQSAKGAQIDLLFHPNVEATVSADGTYAALNGDSTRMEMKSMSKAPLSLTKQNQLYYRIVQQAPYAWVPCLYTTVKAPSETTVIGTVFYPTELKSGANQFTLDESGKNPVIRYTAGGKNYAYEISDTQVKAI; encoded by the coding sequence ATGAAACGATTCCGCCTCGGAGCCCAGGCATTGGCATTGACTTGTGCCCTGATTGCGCTCCCGACGACGCTTTCGGCCGCAAAGCCGGAGACGAGACCCGCAGTTTCGACCGCGGCGATCCCGACAGATTACAAGGAAATCTGCAACGCCCTGCCCGCGAAAGGCCTGCAACACCCCTACCTCGTATTCAACGAAGCCCAGAAACCGGCTATCCTCGAATACATCAAAACCAACAAACGCGCCGGGGACATCTACCGGATGCTGCAACTCGAAGGTGAGCGCTACCTGCGCGTAGACGCCGATCCGGCTCCAGCGATGAACGACATCAAGAGCCGTTTTTCGGGCAAAGACGACCACGCCGCCTACCAGAACTACTACCAGTACGGCAGCGTGGTGTGCGCCCTGCTCTACCAGCTTACGGGCGACACCGCCTACGCGAAACGCGCATACCAGCTCGCCGAGAAACTATGCGAGATGGATACGTGGCGGCTCAGCGCGCACTATTTCGAAAATATCTACACGCGCGTATGGCCCTACGGGGTTAAAGACGACCAAGTGGCTTTCCCGTTCGATATCTGGGTAGGCGACTGTGCGGCCGACCTCGCTCTGACTTACGACTGGATCTACCCGACCCTCACCAAGGCACAGCGCGACCGCCTGCGCAGCGGGCTGCTCGAACAGGCGGTTTTGCGCGTGAGGGGCAACTACGACTACCAATGGTGGGCGAATGCCTACAAATGCAACTGGTCCGGCATCTGCTTCAACGGATTGGGCATGGCGGCGCTGACGCTGCTGAACGAAGACCCGCAACTGACCGACGTGGTGATCCGCAGTATCGAGGGTATCGGCGGCATGGTGAGCAACATCACGCACGAAGGCGGCTGGCAGGAAGGACGCCACTACTCGGTATACGGCCTGTGCCAGTCGATGATGTTCATGGATGCGATCAAGCGCCTTTCGGACGGCAAGATCAACATGTTCCTGATCGACGGTGTGAAAAATGCCCCGGCTGACTTCGCGCTGTTCGGCATGACCGGCAACTTCAACGACGGCACGTTCCGCGACAAAGGGATAGGCGGTCCGATCGGCTCGCCGGGTATGTACGGCAAACTGGCCGCCGAAACGGGCAACACCAATGCGATGTTCTACATCAAAACGTTCCTCAACAGGCCCAATGCACTCTTCGGCGGTATCCGCAACAACGCGACCAACACGATCTGGGACCTGATCTGGCCTATGCCGACGGATATTCCGGCCACCAAACCGGCCGACGCGTCGAAACATTTTCCGGAAATCGACTGGGCTTTCATGCGCAAGGATTTCGGCGACGACTACATGCAGGTCGCTACCAAATGCGGCCCGCTGGACGATCCGCACCACGGCCATCTCGACGCCGGCACATTCAACCTCACCTGGAAGGGCGAGTCGGTCATCGGTGAATTCTCGCAGGAGTTCTACGACCAGTTCATCTTCAACGACGACCGCTGGGACTACCTCAACATCCGCAGCCTCGGCCACAACGTAGTGCTCGTGGACGGCGAGGAGCAGATCATCGCCAAACGCAAAGACCAGCCCTGGAAAGAGGGTATCGGCGGCAAGATCACCAAGTTCGAATCGTTGCCGGGTTTCGCCTACACGCAGATGGACGCGACCAACGCCTATCCCGGCGAGCACCTCAAGGGATGGAAGCGTACGCTGATCCTCGACAAGGAGAACAATATCGTGCTGGTGCTCGATAAGGTCCAGAGCGCAAAGGGAGCACAGATCGACCTGCTGTTCCACCCGAACGTTGAGGCGACCGTGTCGGCCGACGGCACCTACGCTGCCCTGAACGGCGACTCGACGCGCATGGAGATGAAGTCGATGAGCAAAGCGCCGCTGTCGTTGACCAAGCAGAACCAACTCTATTACCGCATCGTGCAACAGGCTCCCTATGCATGGGTTCCGTGTCTCTACACCACAGTAAAGGCTCCTTCGGAAACCACTGTAATCGGCACGGTATTCTATCCGACCGAACTGAAATCAGGTGCGAACCAATTCACACTGGACGAAAGCGGCAAGAACCCGGTCATCCGCTATACGGCCGGAGGCAAAAATTACGCTTACGAAATTTCTGACACACAAGTAAAAGCGATCTAA
- a CDS encoding LptF/LptG family permease encodes MKIKFPGVKILDRYIMRKFLGTYIFAIALIIVIVVIFDAAEKIDDFIELKAPLSKIAFSYYLNFIPFFINQFSGLFTFIAVIFFTSKMAYQTEIIAILSGGVSFNRFLWPYFLSAAAITLLSLVLNLVVIPIANSNRLDFEMQYLKRLKNLKYDRHIYRQIEPGTFVYIRDYQGPTNTAGYFVLETYENGAIVSSLEGANVKFDTETGRWSAPKSIVRHFDGEKETFTNTQPLDTVINLRLNELGRMQDVVTTMNISELGRFIKQQKAKGSDMVPHFEVEWHKRFSAPFSTFILTLIGVSLSSRKVRGGTGLHIGMGIVLCFSFILFSKFTDEFAKGGLLPPGIAVWIPNILYAFIAVYLYRKAPK; translated from the coding sequence ATGAAAATCAAGTTTCCCGGAGTTAAAATCCTCGATCGCTACATCATGCGTAAGTTCCTCGGGACTTACATTTTCGCCATTGCGCTGATTATCGTGATCGTCGTGATTTTCGACGCTGCGGAAAAAATCGACGATTTCATCGAGCTGAAGGCGCCGCTGTCGAAGATAGCCTTTTCCTATTACCTCAATTTCATACCCTTTTTCATCAACCAGTTCAGCGGGCTGTTCACCTTTATCGCTGTGATTTTCTTCACGTCGAAGATGGCCTACCAGACCGAGATCATCGCGATTCTGTCCGGCGGTGTGAGCTTCAACCGTTTCCTGTGGCCCTATTTTCTCAGTGCTGCGGCCATTACGCTGTTGAGCCTGGTGCTGAATTTAGTGGTGATCCCGATTGCCAACTCGAATCGTCTCGATTTCGAGATGCAGTACCTCAAGCGGTTGAAGAACCTGAAATACGACCGGCATATCTACCGCCAGATCGAGCCGGGTACGTTCGTCTATATCCGGGATTATCAGGGGCCTACCAATACGGCTGGCTATTTCGTGCTCGAGACCTATGAGAACGGCGCGATCGTTTCGTCGCTCGAAGGGGCCAATGTGAAATTCGACACGGAGACGGGCCGTTGGAGCGCGCCGAAGAGTATCGTCCGGCATTTCGATGGCGAAAAGGAGACTTTTACGAATACGCAGCCGCTCGATACGGTCATTAACCTGCGGCTCAACGAACTGGGCCGGATGCAGGATGTGGTTACGACGATGAACATTTCCGAACTGGGCCGGTTTATCAAGCAGCAGAAGGCGAAGGGTTCCGATATGGTGCCGCATTTCGAGGTGGAGTGGCACAAGCGTTTTTCAGCCCCGTTCTCGACCTTTATTTTAACGTTGATCGGCGTGTCGCTCTCTTCCCGCAAGGTGCGCGGCGGTACCGGATTGCATATCGGAATGGGCATCGTGCTCTGCTTCTCGTTTATCCTGTTTAGCAAGTTTACCGACGAATTTGCCAAAGGCGGCCTGCTCCCGCCGGGGATTGCGGTGTGGATTCCCAATATCCTCTACGCCTTTATCGCCGTTTACCTCTACCGTAAGGCGCCGAAGTAG
- the tgt gene encoding tRNA guanosine(34) transglycosylase Tgt, whose translation MEFQLLHTDSRSAARAGVLSTDHGEIRTPIFMPVGTVGSVKGVFHRDLEQEVGAQIILGNTYHLYLRPGTDILEQAGGLHRFSAWNRPILTDSGGFQVFSLADCRKLAEEGCRFHSHIDGSAHLFTPERVIDIQRSIGADIMMAFDECPPGDAEYDYAKKSWELTSRWLGRCFEQYAKTEPKYGHYQSLFPIVQGCTYPDLRARSAEFVQQFGADGYSIGGLAVGEPAPVMYEMIELVNSILPQDKPRYLMGVGTPVNLLEAIERGVDMFDCVMPTRNGRNGMLFTSEGIINIRNQKWRDDFSPVDPMGHCFADTAYTKAYLRHLTIAGEMMAAQIASLHNLAFYLWLVGEAREQILQGTFSEWKPVMVEKLSRRL comes from the coding sequence ATGGAATTCCAGTTGCTACATACCGACTCCCGCAGCGCCGCACGCGCCGGGGTGCTCTCTACCGACCACGGTGAAATCCGGACACCGATCTTTATGCCGGTGGGGACGGTGGGCAGCGTCAAAGGGGTGTTCCACCGTGACCTGGAGCAAGAGGTCGGGGCGCAGATTATTCTGGGGAATACCTACCACCTTTACCTGCGTCCGGGAACGGATATCCTCGAACAGGCGGGCGGCCTGCACCGCTTCAGCGCGTGGAACCGTCCGATCCTGACCGACAGCGGCGGTTTCCAGGTCTTTTCACTGGCCGATTGCCGCAAACTGGCCGAAGAGGGATGCCGTTTCCATTCGCATATCGACGGTTCGGCCCACCTGTTCACGCCCGAACGGGTGATCGATATCCAGCGCAGCATCGGAGCCGACATCATGATGGCTTTTGACGAGTGTCCGCCGGGCGATGCCGAATACGATTACGCCAAAAAATCGTGGGAACTCACCTCGCGCTGGCTCGGGCGCTGTTTCGAGCAGTATGCGAAAACGGAACCCAAATACGGTCATTATCAGTCGTTGTTTCCGATCGTGCAGGGATGCACCTATCCCGATCTGAGGGCCCGTTCGGCCGAATTCGTGCAGCAGTTCGGGGCCGACGGCTATTCGATCGGCGGGCTGGCTGTGGGTGAACCCGCGCCGGTCATGTACGAAATGATCGAGCTGGTCAATTCGATCCTGCCCCAGGACAAACCCCGCTACCTGATGGGTGTCGGGACTCCGGTAAACCTGCTCGAAGCGATCGAACGCGGCGTGGATATGTTCGACTGCGTGATGCCGACCCGCAACGGCCGCAACGGGATGCTGTTCACCAGCGAGGGAATTATCAATATACGTAACCAGAAATGGCGCGATGACTTCTCTCCGGTCGACCCGATGGGGCATTGTTTCGCCGATACCGCCTATACGAAAGCTTATTTGCGCCACCTGACCATCGCCGGCGAGATGATGGCCGCGCAGATCGCCAGCCTGCATAACCTTGCGTTTTACCTTTGGCTTGTGGGCGAGGCGCGTGAGCAGATTTTGCAAGGCACTTTTTCCGAATGGAAACCCGTTATGGTTGAAAAACTATCCCGCAGGTTATGA